One window of the uncultured Paludibaculum sp. genome contains the following:
- a CDS encoding TonB-dependent receptor, translated as MHQFRISLARALPLVLLAAFAILPLSAQDPRGTILGRVVDGTGAVVPNAEVKATNDATGVAISNKTNNSGNYVLPYLITGNYTITCELTGFKKFLRQGVQVRINDSVEVDIDLQVGQTSETIEVKDTTPLLSTAEASLGQVIDERRVLELPQFAGNAMDLVHLAPGTVNGTNMRLRKAGFNSAPSTFSTDGGGNNQNEFSIDGVSNTYSDGTAPRVAFSPPQTAIAEFKVQTSAFDAALGHTMGSTVNVSTKSGTNQLHGEMHEWFRHSALDAPTIFQNRSGQSISIYQDNRYGASAGAPVFIPKVYDGKNRTFWFFAYEANKFGNPDSGGNITSTVPTAKMHDGDLSEYLNLGAAYQVYDPRSTSLQNGRYVRTPTPGNIIPKNQLDTVGLNFINLYPLPNQTGTKDFRNNYYRSGKALEDYWVWITRVDHAFSENHRVFLRLHRDYWEEDKNRNFSNDVNGVVLNRNNKGIAFDDVYVFNSTFLLNFRYGLTFQDFPERRTSQGYDLASLGLSSNLISQLPNKSIAPIPNIQITPFSQLSQWESQDGITASTTNSFVGNFTKLKGNHTFRFGPEFRVYRESRNRYGSALSPQYVYNATYTKATDTAADPTLGGQVASLLYGIPAGSMNTTDSYVEQDKYFAVYFADDWKVSRKLTVNLGLRYEYESPMTERFDRAAIHFDGTTPNPLNDAAKANYAKNPIPELPVSQFAAIGGLTFANVGNNPRTFWTPEKNNFQPRIGFAYQLRPKTIIRGGYGIFTASIGVNYTNTNQTGFSISTPIQASLDNGLTYLATNANPFPNGLIKPAGAGNGLLTNIGQDIQFFNDRRSHPYSQRWSFGLQQELPQKFLIEAAYVGNRNTRLGVTRDVSYTPAQYLSTSPVRDQATINYLGANFPNPYNGLNSIFGANMTRANLLRPYNQFGSRVQIVGDPAGYSWYHSLQSRIERRFANAWTVQASYTWSKAMEATEFMNYQDPMPYESIASLDRTHRLTGSGIWEIPFGRGRHFGSGMHKAVDFVAGGWQLGGIYQHQSGAPLGFGNRIFNGDVKNFVLPEDQRNVDAWFTPAKAVGFETSGSLQLASNLRRFPLRFSSARGPNQDRWDFSLIKNFRITERWNSQFRAETFNALNHPNLYDPNTDPTSASYGSITGQDTPRSWQFSLKLTF; from the coding sequence ATGCACCAATTCCGAATCAGCCTAGCGCGCGCCCTTCCGCTAGTTCTCCTTGCCGCTTTCGCCATTCTGCCGCTCAGCGCGCAGGATCCTCGCGGCACAATCCTCGGCCGCGTCGTTGACGGCACCGGGGCCGTCGTCCCCAATGCCGAAGTCAAGGCCACGAACGATGCCACCGGCGTCGCCATCTCGAACAAAACCAACAACTCCGGTAACTACGTACTTCCTTACCTGATTACCGGCAACTACACCATCACCTGCGAACTCACCGGGTTCAAGAAGTTCCTGCGCCAGGGTGTGCAGGTGCGCATCAATGACAGTGTCGAGGTCGACATCGATCTCCAGGTCGGCCAAACCTCCGAGACCATCGAGGTTAAGGACACTACGCCGCTGCTCTCCACTGCGGAAGCATCTCTCGGCCAAGTCATTGACGAGCGGCGTGTTCTGGAACTGCCCCAGTTCGCCGGCAACGCCATGGACCTTGTCCACCTGGCTCCCGGCACAGTGAACGGCACCAACATGCGCCTGCGCAAGGCGGGCTTCAACAGCGCCCCATCCACCTTCTCGACGGATGGCGGCGGCAACAATCAGAACGAATTCTCCATCGACGGCGTGTCCAATACTTATAGCGACGGCACCGCCCCTCGCGTGGCCTTCTCGCCGCCCCAGACCGCCATCGCCGAGTTCAAGGTCCAGACTTCGGCCTTCGACGCCGCCCTCGGCCACACCATGGGTAGCACCGTGAACGTGTCGACAAAGTCGGGCACCAACCAATTGCACGGCGAAATGCACGAGTGGTTCCGCCACTCCGCCCTCGACGCCCCCACCATCTTCCAGAACCGTTCCGGCCAGTCGATCTCCATCTATCAGGACAACCGCTACGGCGCTTCCGCCGGCGCGCCGGTCTTCATCCCTAAGGTCTACGACGGCAAGAACCGCACTTTCTGGTTCTTTGCGTACGAAGCCAATAAGTTCGGCAACCCGGACTCGGGCGGAAACATTACCTCCACGGTGCCCACGGCCAAGATGCACGACGGCGATCTCTCCGAGTACCTCAACCTCGGCGCCGCTTACCAGGTTTACGATCCCCGCTCCACGTCGCTGCAGAACGGCCGCTACGTCCGGACGCCGACACCCGGCAACATCATCCCCAAGAACCAGCTCGACACCGTCGGTCTGAACTTCATTAATCTCTATCCGCTGCCTAATCAAACTGGCACCAAGGACTTCCGGAACAACTATTACCGTTCCGGCAAGGCTCTGGAAGACTACTGGGTCTGGATTACCCGCGTCGATCATGCTTTCAGCGAGAACCACCGCGTGTTCCTGCGCCTGCACCGCGACTATTGGGAGGAAGACAAGAACCGCAACTTCAGCAATGACGTGAACGGCGTCGTCCTCAACCGCAACAACAAGGGCATCGCGTTTGACGACGTCTACGTCTTCAACTCCACCTTCCTGCTGAACTTCCGGTACGGCTTGACCTTCCAGGACTTCCCGGAACGGCGCACGTCACAGGGGTACGACCTCGCCTCCCTTGGCTTGTCCTCCAATCTGATTTCGCAGCTGCCGAACAAGTCGATCGCGCCGATTCCGAACATCCAGATCACCCCGTTCAGCCAGTTGTCGCAATGGGAGTCGCAGGACGGCATTACCGCCTCCACTACCAACTCCTTCGTGGGCAACTTCACGAAGCTCAAGGGCAACCACACCTTCCGCTTTGGCCCTGAGTTCCGTGTCTATCGCGAAAGCCGGAACCGCTACGGTTCGGCGCTCTCACCGCAGTACGTCTACAACGCCACCTATACGAAGGCCACGGACACCGCCGCCGACCCGACTCTCGGCGGCCAGGTTGCGTCGCTGCTCTACGGCATTCCGGCCGGCAGCATGAACACCACTGACTCGTACGTCGAGCAGGACAAGTACTTCGCCGTCTACTTTGCTGACGACTGGAAGGTCAGCCGCAAGCTCACCGTCAACCTCGGCTTGCGGTATGAGTACGAATCGCCGATGACCGAGCGCTTCGACCGCGCCGCCATTCACTTCGACGGCACGACGCCCAACCCGCTGAACGACGCGGCCAAGGCCAACTATGCCAAGAACCCCATCCCCGAGTTGCCCGTTTCCCAGTTCGCCGCCATCGGCGGTCTGACGTTCGCCAACGTGGGCAACAATCCACGCACCTTCTGGACACCGGAAAAGAACAACTTCCAGCCCCGCATCGGCTTCGCCTACCAACTCAGGCCCAAGACCATCATCCGCGGCGGCTATGGCATCTTCACCGCGTCCATCGGCGTAAACTACACCAACACCAACCAAACCGGCTTCTCCATCTCCACGCCCATCCAGGCGTCCCTGGACAACGGTCTCACCTACCTGGCCACCAACGCCAACCCGTTCCCCAATGGCCTCATCAAGCCCGCCGGAGCCGGCAACGGACTGCTCACCAACATCGGCCAGGACATTCAGTTCTTCAACGACCGCCGCAGCCACCCGTACTCCCAGCGCTGGAGCTTCGGCCTCCAGCAGGAACTGCCTCAAAAGTTCCTCATCGAGGCCGCCTATGTCGGCAACCGCAATACCCGTCTCGGAGTCACCCGCGACGTGAGCTACACGCCCGCGCAGTATCTCAGCACCTCTCCGGTTCGCGACCAGGCGACGATCAACTACCTCGGCGCCAACTTCCCGAACCCCTACAACGGCTTGAACTCGATCTTCGGCGCCAATATGACCCGCGCCAACCTCCTGCGGCCATACAACCAGTTCGGCAGCAGAGTTCAGATCGTCGGCGACCCAGCCGGCTATTCCTGGTATCACTCTCTGCAGTCCCGCATCGAGCGCCGCTTCGCCAACGCCTGGACCGTTCAGGCCTCCTACACATGGTCAAAAGCCATGGAAGCGACGGAATTCATGAACTATCAGGACCCAATGCCTTACGAGAGCATTGCCAGCCTTGACCGCACTCACCGCCTCACCGGTTCCGGCATCTGGGAGATCCCCTTCGGCCGCGGCCGTCACTTTGGTTCCGGTATGCACAAGGCCGTCGACTTTGTCGCTGGCGGCTGGCAACTCGGTGGCATCTATCAACACCAGAGCGGCGCGCCGCTCGGCTTCGGAAACCGCATCTTCAACGGCGACGTGAAGAATTTCGTGCTGCCGGAAGATCAACGCAACGTCGATGCCTGGTTCACGCCGGCCAAGGCCGTCGGTTTCGAGACCTCCGGCTCACTGCAGCTCGCCTCCAACCTGCGCCGCTTCCCGCTGCGCTTCAGCTCCGCCCGCGGACCCAATCAGGATCGCTGGGACTTCTCGCTGATCAAGAACTTCCGGATCACCGAGCGCTGGAACTCCCAGTTCCGGGCGGAGACCTTCAACGCCCTGAACCACCCGAACCTGTACGATCCCAACACGGATCCGACCAGCGCTTCGTATGGCAGCATCACCGGCCAGGACACCCCCCGTTCCTGGCAGTTCTCGCTCAAGCTCACCTTCTAG
- a CDS encoding alginate export family protein yields the protein MQHLRWVTVTVVCLVPSALQGQWWAAGDLLNEELGKETHGTLAVSLEFRSRLEQRQGQAFGADPDRSVDLLRTRVGLAWKPVSWLKIAGKLQDSRGPMYGANAPNNVRDPVDLHEAYVEIRPDANRGFGLSVGRRMLNYGDGRLLGVPDWGNTARTFDHARVWWLAGKAHLEVLVVSAPKVRPDEFNRPGLGDRVWGTYNILPEIKGGHKAEVYILRHDQNGPGGFTGQGTLGVTSFGSRWTGPVAAGWKYVIEGVVQRGHVGPASQRAGAWSSVFQKSIGKVDLSGEYKFASGTENPADRGRSGTFDQMYAANHDKFGHQDLFGWRNMHDVRAVASWKVRPRVTLNAMYDSYWLARKRDALYGLNGRAIAKSTDGTAGRHVGQDVDFFAAWRPVKPLLLGAGVGVFVNGEFVKNTTPGVAPVYFYVFQTYSF from the coding sequence ATGCAGCACCTCAGATGGGTCACCGTGACCGTTGTGTGCCTGGTGCCTTCGGCGCTCCAGGGGCAATGGTGGGCGGCCGGTGATCTGCTCAATGAGGAACTCGGAAAAGAGACTCATGGAACACTCGCTGTGTCCCTGGAATTCCGCAGCCGCCTGGAGCAGCGGCAGGGCCAGGCTTTCGGCGCCGATCCTGACCGTAGCGTCGACTTGCTGCGTACGCGGGTAGGCCTCGCCTGGAAACCTGTGTCGTGGCTGAAGATAGCGGGCAAGCTGCAGGATTCGCGGGGGCCGATGTACGGTGCGAACGCACCCAACAACGTGCGGGATCCCGTGGATCTCCACGAGGCGTATGTCGAGATTCGCCCGGACGCTAACCGCGGTTTTGGGCTGAGTGTGGGCCGCAGGATGCTAAACTACGGGGACGGCCGCCTTCTCGGGGTTCCCGACTGGGGCAATACGGCTCGGACCTTCGATCACGCCCGCGTCTGGTGGCTAGCCGGCAAGGCACACCTGGAGGTCCTGGTGGTGTCGGCGCCCAAGGTGCGGCCGGATGAGTTCAACCGTCCGGGATTGGGCGACCGGGTATGGGGTACCTACAACATCCTGCCGGAGATCAAAGGCGGCCATAAGGCGGAGGTGTACATCCTCCGCCACGATCAGAATGGGCCGGGCGGGTTCACCGGGCAGGGCACGCTGGGCGTGACGTCGTTCGGATCCCGTTGGACGGGGCCGGTGGCGGCGGGCTGGAAGTACGTCATCGAGGGTGTCGTTCAACGCGGCCACGTCGGGCCGGCGTCCCAGCGCGCAGGGGCGTGGTCGTCGGTCTTCCAGAAGTCTATCGGCAAAGTGGACTTGTCGGGCGAATACAAGTTTGCCTCGGGTACGGAGAATCCCGCCGACCGTGGGCGAAGCGGGACGTTCGACCAGATGTACGCGGCGAATCATGACAAGTTCGGTCACCAGGACCTGTTCGGCTGGCGGAACATGCACGACGTCCGAGCCGTGGCCTCGTGGAAGGTGCGGCCCAGGGTGACGCTGAACGCGATGTATGACAGCTACTGGCTGGCGCGAAAGCGCGACGCGCTCTACGGTCTCAACGGCCGCGCGATCGCGAAGTCGACCGACGGCACTGCCGGCCGCCACGTGGGACAGGATGTGGATTTCTTTGCTGCCTGGCGCCCGGTGAAGCCGCTGCTGCTAGGCGCCGGTGTCGGGGTGTTTGTGAACGGCGAGTTCGTCAAAAACACCACACCCGGCGTGGCCCCTGTCTACTTCTACGTCTTCCAGACTTACTCGTTCTAG
- a CDS encoding 3-deoxy-7-phosphoheptulonate synthase class II, whose protein sequence is MVASRRQWAPDSWTSFPALQQPEYPDLSALQRALAELSNLPPLVTSWEVVALKEQLARAAAGQCFVLQGGDCAERFADCSSQRIANQLKILIQMSLVLVQGARKPVVRIGRFAGQYAKPRSADYEVVDGVRLPSYRGDLINRPEATLEARTPDPNLLLRGYERAALTLNFIRALVKGGFADLHHPEYWDLDWTKHSPQADEYHRLLRSITDSLRFMENILGASAGGSDRIDFYTSHEALHLGYEEAQTRQVPHRTGWYNLSTHFPWIGIRTIAPDGAHVEYMRGINNPIGMKVGQATPPEMLVRLMDMLDPEDEPGRLTLIHRFGAEKIAAGLPPLVEAVRATGRRVLWICDPMHGNTRSTSNGYKTRDFVEIESELSQAFDIHEKLGSHLGGVHIELTGENVTECTGGARGLNEHDLHRAYETEVDPRLNYEQSLELALLVAGKLRAESR, encoded by the coding sequence ATGGTTGCCTCTCGCCGACAGTGGGCCCCCGATTCCTGGACCAGCTTCCCCGCCCTCCAGCAGCCCGAATACCCCGATCTTTCCGCGCTCCAGCGCGCGCTGGCCGAACTCTCGAACCTGCCCCCGCTGGTCACCAGTTGGGAAGTGGTGGCCCTGAAGGAACAGCTCGCCCGTGCCGCCGCCGGACAGTGTTTCGTCCTCCAGGGCGGCGACTGCGCCGAACGCTTCGCCGACTGTTCCTCCCAGCGCATCGCCAATCAGTTGAAAATCCTCATCCAGATGAGCCTGGTGCTGGTGCAGGGCGCGCGCAAGCCGGTCGTCCGCATCGGCCGCTTCGCCGGCCAGTACGCCAAACCCCGTTCCGCCGACTATGAGGTGGTCGACGGCGTGCGGCTGCCCTCCTATCGCGGCGACCTCATCAACCGGCCCGAAGCCACGCTGGAGGCACGCACCCCGGACCCTAACCTGCTGCTGCGCGGCTACGAACGCGCCGCCCTTACCCTCAACTTCATCCGAGCTCTCGTGAAGGGCGGCTTCGCCGACCTGCATCACCCCGAGTACTGGGATCTCGACTGGACCAAACATTCGCCCCAAGCCGACGAATACCACCGGCTGCTGCGGTCCATCACCGACAGCCTCCGCTTCATGGAGAACATCCTCGGAGCCTCGGCCGGCGGCAGCGACCGCATCGACTTCTACACCTCCCACGAGGCGCTGCACTTGGGCTACGAAGAGGCGCAAACCCGCCAGGTGCCGCACCGCACCGGCTGGTACAACCTCTCCACCCATTTCCCGTGGATCGGCATCCGGACCATCGCGCCCGACGGCGCCCACGTGGAGTACATGCGCGGGATCAACAACCCCATCGGCATGAAGGTCGGCCAGGCAACCCCGCCCGAGATGCTGGTGCGGCTCATGGACATGCTGGATCCCGAAGACGAACCGGGCCGGTTGACCCTGATCCATCGCTTCGGAGCTGAGAAGATCGCGGCGGGCCTGCCTCCTCTGGTCGAAGCCGTGCGCGCCACCGGCCGCCGCGTGCTGTGGATCTGCGACCCCATGCACGGCAACACCAGGTCCACCAGCAACGGTTACAAAACAAGAGACTTCGTGGAGATCGAGAGCGAGCTCAGCCAGGCCTTCGACATCCACGAAAAGCTCGGCTCGCACCTGGGTGGCGTGCACATCGAACTGACCGGCGAGAACGTGACGGAATGCACCGGCGGCGCTCGCGGCCTGAACGAGCACGACCTGCACCGAGCCTATGAGACCGAGGTGGATCCCCGCCTAAACTACGAGCAGTCGCTGGAACTCGCCCTCCTGGTGGCCGGGAAACTGCGAGCCGAGTCGCGCTAG
- a CDS encoding patatin-like phospholipase family protein, producing MRFAPRLLLSCLLACRLIPAQTAAAPKEAKRPKIGLALSGGSAYGLTHIGVLKWLTENHIPIDYIAGTSMGSLVGGLYATGHSPEEIEKYVEGIDWNGVLSPSIAFRQLAYRRKEDTREYPSAIEFGLKGGIRLPSGLSGGQGVGLVISRFAAPYGELDNFDSLPTPFRCVATDLKKGREIVFDKGPLFDALRASMSLPGLFAPVKIGTMTLVDGGLLNNIPVDVVKQMGADIIIAVALDKPPDEAQFQSLLGVAARSISVMVTANERRSLGMADMVVMPELTGFGTNDYLKWKELEQSGYAAAAAKRTMLSKLSVSPEEYSAYQQRRQAKRRSDQLKPAFIEVDGDIAPKRTEALIDAIATNPKEELDRGNLENELTKITGMGRFDTANYSFVHRGELPGIRVSVHEKDYGPPFLKVAFLLDASRQEGFRFGIGGRFTVLDLGGPGSEWRSDLSIGQVNRASTEYYYRIQGGKFFIAPRLFYLEDSLPLYSGDKQISDFTTRQTGGAVDVGYAFGRFQELRAGYTASHDRLAVSKGQEAFDPIKGRSTDLHVKWAYEGQDSALVPRRGIRASVLGAWVIDHPGVKRTYPMADLSFGYARPFNKNYSLLTNFAGGSAPDEEALSTAFALGGVGRVESLGRGRLLGNHYYYGGARLLRSLATDSLSLFGRFYLTAGMEGGKAWTPSVSALPRYSGSFGLLGETTFGVVYFGAGIGDQGDRRMFFRLGRVF from the coding sequence ATGAGATTTGCCCCTCGCCTCCTTCTCTCCTGCTTGCTGGCCTGCCGCCTGATTCCGGCTCAGACCGCCGCGGCTCCGAAGGAAGCGAAGCGGCCCAAGATCGGGTTGGCCCTGTCCGGCGGCAGCGCGTACGGATTGACGCACATCGGCGTTCTGAAGTGGTTGACTGAGAACCACATCCCCATCGACTACATCGCGGGCACGAGCATGGGCAGCCTGGTGGGCGGTCTCTATGCCACCGGGCATTCGCCGGAAGAGATCGAGAAGTACGTGGAAGGGATCGACTGGAACGGCGTGCTTTCTCCCTCCATCGCCTTCCGACAATTGGCATACCGCCGGAAAGAGGATACGCGCGAGTATCCCTCGGCGATCGAGTTCGGCTTGAAGGGCGGCATTCGTCTGCCGTCGGGCCTCTCGGGCGGGCAAGGGGTGGGGTTGGTGATCAGTCGGTTTGCCGCGCCCTATGGAGAACTGGACAACTTTGACAGTCTGCCGACGCCGTTCCGCTGCGTGGCAACGGACTTGAAGAAGGGCAGGGAAATCGTCTTCGACAAGGGACCGTTGTTCGACGCCCTGCGCGCCTCGATGTCGCTGCCGGGTTTGTTCGCGCCCGTGAAGATCGGAACGATGACGCTGGTGGATGGCGGGCTGCTGAACAATATTCCGGTGGACGTTGTGAAGCAGATGGGGGCGGACATCATTATCGCCGTGGCGCTGGATAAGCCGCCGGACGAAGCACAGTTCCAGTCGCTGTTGGGTGTAGCGGCCCGTAGCATCAGCGTGATGGTTACTGCGAATGAACGGCGAAGTCTGGGCATGGCCGACATGGTGGTGATGCCTGAGTTGACCGGGTTTGGCACGAATGACTATCTGAAGTGGAAGGAACTGGAGCAGAGCGGATACGCGGCGGCTGCGGCGAAGCGGACGATGCTTAGCAAGTTGAGCGTCAGTCCAGAGGAGTACAGCGCCTACCAGCAGCGGCGTCAGGCCAAGCGGCGCAGCGATCAGTTGAAGCCCGCGTTCATTGAGGTGGATGGCGACATCGCGCCCAAACGAACCGAGGCGCTCATTGACGCCATTGCCACCAATCCGAAGGAAGAACTAGATCGCGGCAATCTGGAGAACGAGCTAACGAAGATCACCGGCATGGGGCGGTTCGATACAGCCAACTACTCCTTTGTGCATCGCGGAGAACTGCCAGGCATCCGTGTCAGCGTCCATGAAAAGGACTACGGACCGCCGTTTCTGAAGGTGGCGTTCCTGCTGGACGCGTCGCGGCAGGAAGGGTTCCGGTTTGGGATTGGCGGACGGTTCACTGTGTTGGATCTGGGTGGGCCGGGATCGGAGTGGCGGTCGGACCTGAGCATCGGGCAGGTCAACCGGGCGTCTACAGAGTATTACTACCGCATTCAGGGCGGGAAGTTCTTCATCGCGCCCCGGCTGTTCTATCTGGAGGACAGTCTGCCGCTGTACTCCGGCGACAAGCAGATTTCCGACTTCACCACGAGGCAGACGGGTGGAGCGGTGGATGTGGGCTACGCGTTCGGGCGTTTCCAGGAGTTGCGCGCGGGCTATACGGCGAGTCACGACCGGCTGGCGGTATCCAAGGGGCAAGAGGCGTTCGACCCGATTAAGGGGCGTTCGACGGACCTCCACGTCAAATGGGCGTATGAGGGGCAGGACAGCGCACTGGTGCCCCGGCGAGGGATCCGGGCTTCGGTGCTCGGGGCCTGGGTCATCGACCATCCCGGCGTGAAACGCACGTATCCGATGGCCGATCTGAGCTTTGGCTACGCGCGTCCTTTCAACAAGAATTACTCTCTGTTGACGAACTTCGCGGGTGGTTCGGCCCCCGACGAGGAGGCGCTGTCGACCGCGTTCGCGTTGGGCGGCGTGGGGCGCGTCGAGTCACTGGGGCGCGGACGCCTGTTGGGCAATCACTATTACTACGGCGGCGCGCGTTTGCTGCGGTCGCTGGCGACCGATTCGCTCTCGCTGTTTGGCCGATTCTACCTGACGGCGGGCATGGAGGGCGGGAAGGCCTGGACCCCGTCGGTGTCGGCGCTGCCGAGGTATAGCGGTTCGTTCGGCCTGCTGGGCGAGACGACATTTGGTGTGGTGTATTTCGGAGCAGGCATTGGTGATCAAGGCGACCGCAGGATGTTCTTCCGGCTGGGCCGGGTGTTCTAG